Proteins co-encoded in one Rattus rattus isolate New Zealand chromosome 5, Rrattus_CSIRO_v1, whole genome shotgun sequence genomic window:
- the LOC116901082 gene encoding protein BUD31 homolog has protein sequence MSVKFSYLYGISAQCALEFPFERKETPRSLQAIWLEKAQSQRSQKAPPAGWELIEPTLDELDQKRREAETEPQEGKRKVESRWPIFRIHHQKAHNAFDLLYKRKGISRELYEYCMKEGYADENLIAKWKKQVLCIQTRDTNFGTTCICRVPKGKLEVGRIIKRMHCGCWGCSG, from the exons ATGTCGGTGAAGTTTTCCTACCTTTATGGCATCAGTGCCCAATGTGCCCTAGAGTTTCCATTTGAGAG AAAAGAGACCCCAAGATCTTTACAAGCTATCTGGCTGGAAAAGGCCCAGAGtcaaagaagccagaaagcaCCTCCAGCTGGCTGGGAGCTGATCGAACCAACGTTGGATGAACTGGATCAAAAGAGGAGAGAAGCTGAAACCGAACCccaggagggaaaaaggaaagtgGAATCTCGGTGGCCCATCTTCAGGATCCATCACCAGAAAGCCCACAATGCCTTCGACCTCCTTTACAAGAGGAAAGGCATAAGCAGAGAACTCTATGAATACTGCATGAAGGAAGGCTATGCAGACGAAAACCTGATTGCAAAGTGGAAGAAGCAGGTACTCTGCATTCAGACTCGGGACACCAACTTTGGCACCACCTGCATTTGCCGGGTTCCCAAGGGCAAGCTGGAAGTGGGTCGCATCATCAAGCGCATGCACTGTGGCTGCTGGGGTTGCTCTGGCTGA